From Parambassis ranga chromosome 9, fParRan2.1, whole genome shotgun sequence, the proteins below share one genomic window:
- the LOC114442050 gene encoding probable peptidyl-tRNA hydrolase, which produces MSRMTEDTVWSTACRCLWQLLKKLFNFIAMRRLLMRVINRALLSETFTPAMGVEAEIHTEGRRKLVVGLGNPGMEGTRHSVGMAVLGALAARLGVADRWRGDKYVSGEVTLSEIQHTHVVLLRPKLLMNVNGVSVAKAAGKYGIKPEDILLVHDELDKPLGKIAIKHGGSARGHNGVRSCVDCLQTDVMPRLRVGIGRPTGKTSVERHVLSRFTSEEQKVLDSVLVQSVDLLLSQLSQQDSQSPSSPAGGRQAAQSGKERGHSASLDQDSAADAQSSGWKL; this is translated from the exons ATGAGCCGAATGACAGAGGACACTGTGTGGAGTACAGCGTGTAGATGTTTGTGGCAACTTTTAAAGAAACTGTTCAACTTTATCGCAATGCGTCGTCTTTTGATGCGGGTTATAAACAGAGCTTTGCTGAGCGAGACTTTCACACCAGCGATGGGCGTCGAagcagaaatacacacagaagGCCGCCGAAAGCTG gtggtgGGACTGGGTAACCCGGGGATGGAGGGTACCAGACACAGCGTCGGCATGGCCGTGCTCGGCGCGCTCGCCGCCCGGCTCGGCGTGGCGGATCGTTGGCGTGGTGACAAGTACGTGTCGGGTGAGGTCACCCTGTCGGAGATCCAGCACACACACGTGGTGCTGCTGCGTCCGAAGCTGCTCATGAACGTCAACGGCGTGTCGGTGGCCAAAGCAG cTGGTAAATATGGAATAAAGCCCGAAGACATCCTGCTGGTCCACGACGAGCTGGACAAACCTCTGGGGAAAATCGCCATCAAACACGGAGGAAGTGCCAG AGGACATAATGGGGTCCGCTCCTGTGTTGACTGTCTTCAGACTGAT GTGATGCCAAGACTTCGGGTCGGGATCGGGCGGCCCACGGGGAAAACATCTGTAGAGCGTCACGTTCTGAGTCGCTTCACCTCGGAGGAGCAGAAGGTTCTGGACTCTGTTCTGGTCCAAAGCGTGGACCTTCTCCTCTCCCAGCTGTCACAGCAGGACTCTCAGTCCCCTTcatctccagcagggggcagacaAGCAGCACAGAGTGGGAAGGAGAGGGGGCACTCGGCCTCTCTGGATCAGGACTCTGCTGCAGATGCTCAGAGCTCAGGCTGGAAGTTATAA